The Juglans microcarpa x Juglans regia isolate MS1-56 chromosome 8D, Jm3101_v1.0, whole genome shotgun sequence genomic sequence AAAGTGCCTATGTCTACGGAGCTGTAGAGATTTTATTCTCTTGCAAGTTGAATACACAGTGTGGTAGTACAATAAGTGGCTTTACAAAAGTACAAGATAAATGTGGCAAAACCCTAATTAGGATTATTAGCGGGTAAACCCTAATTAAGGGTTATGTTGGACCAGTTTAATAGCTTAAGTTGGGTCAAAACCTTTTTTTGGGCCAGAAAACAACCCATTTGATCCAACAGTGAAGCGAACTGAACCATTGCACCATTGCTACCAATGCCCACATATGCCGCTTGTGAACTTTCCACCGCCGCACTCAATTGAAGCCTCACACTGCAAGCCTATTAACCCAAGTATGCGCCCCATGGCCCAAATCTCATTAAAAGTCCTCTAAAACATAACCAAGCTCCACACAAAAAGCCCAACATATCCAAAATAACCTAAATGGAGACACAATCGATCGACTATTGAATCGAGGGCATATATgaaattttacttaaaaagtctcaagcattaaaaaaatctctatttttttcaattccaaatcaaattatgccctGATGTagagacttaaaaaaaaaaaaaaaaacaatgtcacttttatcaaaaaaaaaaaaaaaaaggtacgtagccttatatatatatgtccccATTTCTGGTAGAGCAATGCCTTGTCATTATCTATCCTATTTTTTTCGTATCagttatatttattgatgtgattatttttaaataactttataaatcaattatttaaataaaaatcagtTAAAATCTACCCCATAACATATATAGTTCAAAATGAAATAATCTAGAATCGAACCCGGTAGCAAAAGATGCCAAAGTGATTTGAGACACTGTGTAATGAACCTAGTCAAAGGAAtagtaatataaataataaaagagaatcaagaacaagaaagaTAATGATAATAGCTACACCTTAGGGTATTAGAGATCCCTAattcctcccaaaaaaaaaaaaacaacaacacaagttcataatattttctagAACCCTCTTACAGATGTTCCTCCCCCTTTATATACTCACAAACCATGTCCCTAATCAATGACCACCAAACTCAGGCCCTGGATCGATTCTTATTTACCTTAATTAGGCCCATGGGTCACTAACAACTTaacaactaattaaaatgacaaGATAACAACTAAGTTGGGCATTAAGCCCAGCCCCTTTAATTGGGTTCGTAACACACTGCCATGTGTAATTTCAATGAGTTGGACCGCCattctacatatttttttatgtttcaaattttcttaCCCGAggatatagaaaatatatatacatatattatacagATCTCCTTCGACAATCCAGAATTAATGAATTCGACAAATCCATCAATTAGGTTATAAAATACTTCCTTTTAGCTGTCAAATATAGGCTCAACTCTAATTGATTAGAACTATTAACGCTCAAAAACAGCACAGTTCAAAATGGGAGAAAGATCCATTTATGGACGCGCTGAGATGGGCTGAGCCTCGATCAATGAGGTGCAAAGCCCCCAGTGATGATCCGGTATGGCTGTACGGTGCTCGTGCATACATCTATAGCGGTGAACAGTAtttaaatacaaagaaaataagTATAGATGGATatacagatttacgtggttcgacactAGGTCTCTACGTCTAGGGGGTTTGGGCGGAAGATttcactataatatgcttgtttacaaTAACTTATGGTCTTTCGTCCTCACTGTACAATGAAGATTTGatttctctcctttcttctCCTAGCGTCTCTTTGTCGTGAGGTTAAAGAAGATGAAGTGCCCCCAAGAAGCCTGGCCAAAAATTCCTTCAAgcatccaaaaagaaaaaaatctctgAAATCGTAGACACCATGTCCCTTTTATCTCCCGCCCTCATTTGCTTTATGTTACTTTCCTTTACTTTACGTCAAACCACTAATTTTCTCTCCTGACACATTACCCCTTACCTTCCCTTGTCCCTTCTCTCAGcttttccctttctcttcttttgtctTTTAGTGATGGCTCTTTGAGGAATTGGGCCTTGATAACCATTTTGGGCCTGATGTATTTTACCCTCTCACAATTGCTCGCGATTCTTAAGGGTAATTTGTTCCAAAAAAGACATTGAGAATCTTCAAAAGTAAAATATGTAATTGAACTGATTAACCCCCATCCGTGGAGAAATAAATTCTGGGAGCTGGCCCTGGTCATCCGCTCCTCTTGTGTTAAGCTATAAAGATTTTCGAGTGTAAGACTAGGcgggagatgggctcgaccgCATACAATGAGTACGATGTTTGGTCAGGCAGTCAAGTGACTTGCCCACCCATTTAGGCACTTGGGAGGTCAGTCGGGTGGTCCCTGACCTTTCCCACCTGttgacttttataaaaattgtgaaATAGTTCGTGGAGTTTGTAACTCTAGACTCACCTTAAGTTTTGTCGAAATGCGTATGTTCTTTTagcctttttattttcaatgatGTTGGTGAACTTTATTTTTTCGATGTGAATTGCGGCTAATGTTAGAGCGTATTTGTTGTAGCCCATGCGAAGTGATCAGGGAGCCCTTTAACCCTCTGGGTCCACTTCAAGCGGTTGTGGAACTCGGAAGCATGTTAACTCCAAAGTTCATTCTCGAAGGTACCTCACTGGCAACGGTTATGCTACAAGTGCTAACATCTGGCGTTCACTAGTAAAGATGTTATCTCAAAAATTATGTCGAGCAATCGAAAGACTGAATCCACACTTCACCTTGAGGTATGTCGGGTCGCCTTACAGTTAGACCCACCTGTTGAACCTCACGGGAAGGTAAGTAGGAGATGCTACAAAAGTCAAACCTATTAgtacaaatattttctaatcaCAAGTGCGAAATTCGTGAACCTGAGCTGTCTTGCATTACACTCATCCATTTGCCTCGCAGGGAGGTAAGCATCTGGCCAAGGTGGGTTCGCATGAGGATGGCAAGAAGCTCTCAATGTTATCGAGGAGTTTGTTCTAGGTGAGGAGGATCTATTTGAGGAGTTTGTTTTGGCTGATGAGTATTTTCTTGGAGCAACTAGCCAGGATGCAGATGGCCGAGGAAGTGTTTGTCCGCCAGTTAGTGGCCGAGCAGGTTGCATGACTGTGCATGTGGTGGGTCGTGTCTCTCGTAGGAGTGCACATATTGCCCGCAGCAAGGCTGTCGTGCTGCGCCACGGTGGGGCCTTGGCACTTCCAGTTGCCCGCTATCATGCGTGGTCGTTGCTATTGTATGCCAGTTGCGAGTGTAGGGTGGCCCACCGGTAGATATAGAGGGCACCAACGAACCTAATGGTGGTCGCCGGTAGGTCCCGCGGGCTCATGGCGGACCGTCGTGAGCTCCTTCGGAGCCAGCGACAAGTGCCCGTTAGGCTTGTTGCAAATAGTCCTTGGCAGTGAGGGGCCATCTAGTCAACAACAGAGATCACCGGAGGCTCACGTAGTGGCCACTGATAGGAGTGGTGGGCGCTATTTAAAATCAAGTGGCCGGGGAGTTTGGGGCCCTGGCCCTACACGCTGGATGTATAAAAAGTATAGTGCACTTGTAATCACCTGGACGAGGAAAGGTTCACTCACCCCTTTTTCTGCAGTagtgcttttcataaaaataaaagtgaaaaagctGAAGATACTTGTTTGGAAAACTTTCATCTGCTCATTCAAAGATTATTGAGCTTGTCGAGAAATCGTCCTTCTTCCGCTTTTGGTGTAAAAATAATCTCGATCTCACAGATGGCGCCATTGTTAATGCCCAAAAGCGTAGCCCGGAAGGGGAAAAAAGATTAATTCCCGGACGCACTAAGTTGGGTTGGGCCTCGATCAGTGAGGTATGGAGCCCTCGGCGGTGATCCGGTGCGGCTGTACGATGTACGTATATAAGTCTATGGTGATGAGCAGTATATAAATGCAGAGAAATTAATGAGAGGTAGACGCACATATTTACGTAGTTTTGGATTAGACCTACGTCCATATGGGTTTAGGGAGTGAGagattatactataatatacttgtttacaatctctcatggtctctcattgTTATTTTACAATAGAGTTAtaatttctctcttcttttctcctgGAGTCTCCCTATCGTAAGGTTAAAGAAGTCGAAATCCCCCCAAGAAGCTTAGCCAAAAATCCCTCCAAGggttaaacaaaaaaaaaaaaaacaaaacaaaacaaaagtctCTAAAACTATAGGCACCATGTCCTTTTTAAAATGCACTGGTTACCCAATTTAACTGTATATATCAAtcctctcatttttattttatctattttaggTACTGTATTTTTAATAGTggagtttttgttttgtattagagttttattatatacaaataaatttacttatttatattattgtctttatattttaaatttaaattaatattatttttaataaaatttactttttgattaattatattaaatagatatatatattaatgtgtaaaatcgtttataattaaatttttcgtTAATAAATCCTCCGCCTGATCTCTGATATGCTTTCAGTTTTAACGCAagctttaagaaaaaaagaaaaagaaaaagaaaaagaaaagtcatACAGcggcaaaacaaaacaaaacaaaacaaatacatggGCCGAGGAAGGTAAGGTCCAAAATCGTAATTCGAGAAGGAATCGAAGGGCATTGATTTATCGTCTTGTCGTCTTCGAACTCCACCAAAAACACAAGCAGGTGCCTACTTCCCCTAGACCCAACCCTCCATCGGGATACACACTTCACATGGCCCCAACTCCGTTTTACTTTACCATTTTTTAGTTCTAATTCTTCGCTTTTATCTatccttttcttcttcagtaCTGACACCAGAGCCCAAATCTACACAATCGAAGCAATAGCTATGAAGCGTGCACTCGCCGCTTGTGAAGCTATGGAGAGTGCTGTGGAAgacaagaagatgaagaagattagagttgaggaagaagaagaagaagaagaaagggaaattgGAAGTGGGTTTGTGAATCTGGATGAAAATCTGCTGTACGAGGTGTTTAAACACGTTGACGCGAGGACGCTGGGGGCGGCGTCGTGTGTGAGCAAGCTTTGGCACCGGACGGCGCAGGACGAGCGTCTCTGGGAACTCATCTGCACCAGGCACTGGGCTAACATCGGCTGCGCCAATCAGCAGCTCCGATCCGTGGTCCTCGCTCTCGGGGGATTCCGTCGCCTCCACTCCCTTTACATCTGGCCTCTCTCCAAGCCCCAGTCGTCAGCCGGCTCGTCGTCTTCCTCTTCATCGGCTTCACCGTCGTCTTGGGCTTCTTTCCCGTCGATGATCGGATCGAAGCCGCCGACTCGTTGGGGAAAAGATGAGGTCCATCTCTCGCTGTCACTCCTCTCCATTCGCTACTACGAGAAGATGAATTTCAAGAATGGAGGCAGATGATTTCAACTATCCATGAATATTTCCAATTTCACTGTCCCTTTTCTTGGTCAATTCTCAgcattttgatttcttttcatCCTCTGGATTTACAAGGATATATATCTGTATGCTTGCTACGTTTCATAATTTCCTTGTTGACTTTTAAGCATGTGTATAAATGGAAATGGAGTCGTTAAATCCGTTCATAAAAATGT encodes the following:
- the LOC121242807 gene encoding F-box protein GID2-like, with the protein product MKRALAACEAMESAVEDKKMKKIRVEEEEEEEEREIGSGFVNLDENLLYEVFKHVDARTLGAASCVSKLWHRTAQDERLWELICTRHWANIGCANQQLRSVVLALGGFRRLHSLYIWPLSKPQSSAGSSSSSSSASPSSWASFPSMIGSKPPTRWGKDEVHLSLSLLSIRYYEKMNFKNGGR